The sequence AGCGGGCGGGTGGGTCTGATCCCGAAGTTCCGAATTGGAGCCCTGGAATGTTGATGGCAACTGTGGTTCCTGGGGTAGGAGAGCAGACTCAGGTAATATAGGAAGAGTGTAAAAGGTCCTTAGGTCAGGAGACGGTTAGTGAGTGATATTTGGTTTCACATGTCAATGTTGACGCAGCGAAATCGCTGACCATATGTTATGTCACTCAGTTGCCTGTAGCTCGGCTGAAACTGAAAGAACGAACCGAGCCTCCACTCACTGTGCCTGCACATAGTTACCCCTGGCCATAGCATGCTGGATCAATCAAAGGCTGTTCTTTTTGGTTGCTGCCAGTCCCGGATGTCTGGGCAACTGATTGctaatacggagtactccgtacataaaTCTACGGAGAATTTTGAAGAGGCAAAAACTCTGTGCCTTGGAACCAGTTGGATGGTCAGCTGCTCCCTTCATTTTTTTAAGGCGATCCTCGGACACAAACTGGAACTGGGATTAAAAGAAGTTGTTACATATTGAAGAGTAAAAGAAAAGCATTCAAAGAGAAAAATATGCAACTCCGCCATCTAAACTAGTATCGAATGTCAAAAGCATGCCTCAAGTGATATCTACGCGTTCGCCTTTAATCCCTTCAAGGACCCTAAACTTAATGCCAAACCTTGAGATCGGCTTCGTATTCTCACGAAGCCCGTAATCGGGCCTTCTTCACCTTCTTTCTCAATGCTTACATTTGCAAGAGCATCCTCGCCTAGAAAGATAGCGATTAGTAGATGGACTTGAAAATGGCAAACAGGATGCTAGCTTACCAAAGATACTCTTTGCGTAGAGATTTGCACTTAAGAATTGGCAATCCCCTTCAAGCGAAGCCTCCGGAGTTAAACAGCTCATGTTGGTGCGTTCCATGATTTGTTGTAGGAAGCCTCTTAGACTCTTGCCCTTCGAATGGACATTAACCTTGTTTTCCCACTCGAACTCAGTCCACATGCTTCGGAACTGAGTTTCTGTACAGCTCCCGGGTTGGATATAGTCCATGATGTCTGCCTTGATGTCATTGAGAATAACAACGTGGGACTCGGTCGAACTAGGCCCATCATAAACAACATTACCAAAGATGACACCCGTATCTGTGGATGAGACCTTGATGGTAGCCTGAACATTCAAGAAATCATGCGGGCCCAGGTTTTGTGTCGTGGGCCGCTCGACAACTTTCAAGTCACCAAGTGTTGCAAATTCGACGGATAGGTTTTGTAAAGTTTCCGTCGTCTGGTTGACGAGCAAGACATCCAATACAATATCAAACTGATGGACGTTGACATAGGCCTCAGCATAAACTGCGTCGGAATAACCAGTCAGTTGGACAACTTTACTCAACTTCGAAGAAATATCCTCGACAGTCGAATCGCCACCAGTAGCCTTGGCCAAGTCCAATTCAATTTCATCACCTTCGTCACCCCCAGATCTCTTTGCGAATTGTCTGATGGGGATCGCGTCGTCGACCTGTACCGCTGCCTTCGCCTTTTCAACGGCTTCCTTGGTGGCCCGTTTTTTCTCTTCTACTTGAACCATTGCACGGAACGCTTGTCGTGTATCTTCCAAGAACGTGGTCTCAAGGTCTTTCCGTTCTGTAAATTCCGCCAGAGACCGAACACACGACATGATACGGTCGACCGAGTCCTCATCGATGTGAGCTTTGACGAATTGAGATTGTCCAACACGAATCACGGAGATCATGATCAACATCGCCTCTGCGCGAAGAGCGTTGGTTCGGGCAACATCCTGTGAGACCTCGGAATGACGCATCACCAATTTAGTCAATGTCGAAGAAAGCACTGTCGCAAGATAGTAGTCGCCATCAAGTATGAGTTGGCGAAGTGGAGGTTTCCGAGCAGCCTTGATAGCTTCCAGTTTAGCCGCTGCCGCAGATTGGCTCGTCAGGGCTGTTTCCTGTGCATAAGTACCATCCGCTAAAACCTTCGGGCCGGATGATGGTTTCGGGTGACCATTAAGCTGCTCATTGTTCTCTGCGGTTTCATCCGAGTCCTCGTCCAACAGCCTCTGCTCCGAGGCCAAGATCGGAATCTCTCCCAAGCTAGTTCTAATCCTTTTCCAGGCTTCTCTAATATCGTTCTGCTCAAGAGAGTATTCGCCGACAACCCATAGAACTCCGCGATAAACCCTTCCAGCTCTTACTTCGCCCAGTGTCGACACTAAGCGCTCTAAGATAGATTGACGGAGTTGAGGGAACTTCTCCACCACTTCCTTTACAAACGTGATAACGTCAACTGCAGAGTTATTGTTGAAATCAACAATGAAGTCCATAAGAAGGTCAACGACACTTGCTGCAATTTCTGAAAATTTGATGGCACATTGATGAATAGATTGGATCAACAATTGTCGATATTCGTTATTCTATCGCTTGAATTAGCCTGGAACGAGGTAATTAGAGAACCCTCTCTTACCTTCTCGTACTGCTCGTCAACGGTCTTCGCGAGCTCCTTCTTTAGAAGCAGGACGATCTCTTCAACATTCTTACTCGATACCATTTCTAACGCAATTCCCAAAGCTTTCCGTCGGACGTCAATATCGGGGCTCGACAAAACTCGTAAAATTTCCATGGTAAGATCCTCTAAAACTCCTTCATTGCGGATCCGTAGTTGGTCCACTCTGTCAAGAACGATCAATTTGACGTTATTGTCTGGTTCTTTTATACTCAGTTCAATCAACTTGGCAGCAGCCGCCTTAACTGCCACTGGGTTCGATGTAAGAGCTGTTAGAGAGGTAGCTGCTTCATACACAACAGTGCTATCGCCAGCATCAAGGAGATCAAATATTAAACGAAGGTACTTGGCCTATAATAAATTAGTTCTCATCCATGTCCTCGTCGCGTGGAGGAAATATTAACCTTGTTCTGCGTATTCTGCACAGCATCCTTCCTGATAAATTCCAGTTCTACGAGCTGAAGCAGCTCATCGGCATTTGGTATACTGTCAAGCGTCTTATTGAGATACTCAAGAGCCTTTTGATGGCTGATGGTAAGCAGAGCAGCGAAAGCGTTTCGCTTGCAAGCTGGGTCGCTTTCTTCTTCGAGGAAGGTGTAGATGAGGTCTGGAGCGTCGGGAATAAGAGATTCGGAATGCTGAAATATTGATGCAATAGCCCAAACAGCGCTTTTTCGCACATACGCATGTCGATAGTCCAGGCATAGTCGCGCC is a genomic window of Coccidioides posadasii str. Silveira chromosome 3, complete sequence containing:
- the SEC26 gene encoding coatomer subunit beta (BUSCO:56729at4751~EggNog:ENOG410PHGH~COG:U~BUSCO:1368at33183); amino-acid sequence: MALYLENAYSLVHQDNSADQPTLQELKTQLEKGTDESKMETMRRILTIMLNGDPMPQLLMHIIRFVMPSKSKPLKKLLYFYYEICPKLDSNGKLKQEMILVCNGIRNDLQHPNEYVRGNTLRFLCKLREPELLEPLLSSARLCLDYRHAYVRKSAVWAIASIFQHSESLIPDAPDLIYTFLEEESDPACKRNAFAALLTISHQKALEYLNKTLDSIPNADELLQLVELEFIRKDAVQNTQNKAKYLRLIFDLLDAGDSTVVYEAATSLTALTSNPVAVKAAAAKLIELSIKEPDNNVKLIVLDRVDQLRIRNEGVLEDLTMEILRVLSSPDIDVRRKALGIALEMVSSKNVEEIVLLLKKELAKTVDEQYEKNNEYRQLLIQSIHQCAIKFSEIAASVVDLLMDFIVDFNNNSAVDVITFVKEVVEKFPQLRQSILERLVSTLGEVRAGRVYRGVLWVVGEYSLEQNDIREAWKRIRTSLGEIPILASEQRLLDEDSDETAENNEQLNGHPKPSSGPKVLADGTYAQETALTSQSAAAAKLEAIKAARKPPLRQLILDGDYYLATVLSSTLTKLVMRHSEVSQDVARTNALRAEAMLIMISVIRVGQSQFVKAHIDEDSVDRIMSCVRSLAEFTERKDLETTFLEDTRQAFRAMVQVEEKKRATKEAVEKAKAAVQVDDAIPIRQFAKRSGGDEGDEIELDLAKATGGDSTVEDISSKLSKVVQLTGYSDAVYAEAYVNVHQFDIVLDVLLVNQTTETLQNLSVEFATLGDLKVVERPTTQNLGPHDFLNVQATIKVSSTDTGVIFGNVVYDGPSSTESHVVILNDIKADIMDYIQPGSCTETQFRSMWTEFEWENKVNVHSKGKSLRGFLQQIMERTNMSCLTPEASLEGDCQFLSANLYAKSIFGEDALANVSIEKEGEEGPITGFVRIRSRSQGLALSLGSLKGLKANA